In Phorcysia thermohydrogeniphila, the DNA window TCCCGGAAGTGTTATTCTTGCGGGCGTTTTACTGAAAATGGGAACTTACGGATTCTTAAGGTTCTCACTTCCCCTCTTTCCCGATGCCTTTAAACTCTACGCTCCGGTGGTTTTCGTCTTGGGAGTTATCGCCATAATTTATACAGCCCTTGTAGCTCTCGTTCAGGAAGACGTGAAAAAGATAGTTGCTTATAGCTCCGTTTCCCATATGGGATTTGTGATGATAGGTATGTTCTCACTAAACGTTCAAGGGATAGAAGGGGCTATTTTCCAGATGCTAAACCACGGCTTGGTGAGCGCTGCCCTCTTTTTTGTAGTTGGCGTTATCTATGAAAGGCTCCATACGAGGAATATTACGCAGATGGGTGGACTTTCGGAGTTCGCTCCAAAGCTTGCAACGCTTGCGATGGTCTTTACTATGGCCTCCGTTGGACTACCGGGTACCAGTTCCTTTATAGGTGAGTTTCTCACGATTCTCGGTGGCTTTAAAGCTGCTAAATGGGCTGGCATTCTAATGGCTCTTGGGGTGATTTTCGGAGCTGCCTACATGCTCTACATGTACAGGAACGTTTTCTTCCTGAAACCTAAGGTTAGCAAGTTTTCAGACCTTGACTTGAGGGAGCTTGCTACTCTGGCATTTATTGCTGTTCTTGTTGTCTGGTGGGGATTTTTCCCTGAGGTGATAATGGGCTTTTTCCACAGCTACGTTTCTGAAATCTTAAAAGTTGCCGGAGTGTAGGATGGAGCTGAATCCGAACCTTTTACTTCCGGAAGGTTTTTTGCTTGTTTCTGCTCTGATTATGTTACTCGTTGACCTTGTGGTCCCCGACAGGCGAAAAAACGGGCTGTTTGCTGCTGTTTCCTTTGTGGTTATTGCAGTTACGATGTTCCTTGTTGCCTCTACAGTTACTCTTGAGCCGCAACGCGCCTTTAACGGCTTTGTTAAGAAAGACGCAATGGTCGTTATCTCTCAGGTGTTTATCCTTCTGTGTGGCCTATTTTCGGTTCTCATGAGCTACAGTTACATTGAAAAGTTTCCTTTAAAGCACAAGGGAGAGTACTACTACACACTTCTTTTTGCCGTTTTAGGGGGGATGCTTTTAGTTGAAGCCAACGAGTTTTCAACGCTCTTTGTTTCCTTAGAAGTTATGTCTATATCGGTTTACATCTTAATTGCTCTGTTTAAGGGTGAAGAGAGAAGTTTAGAGGCTGGTCTTAAGTACTTCATAATGGGCTCTGTCGGTGCTGCAGTTCTTGTTTATGGCCTTGCTGTGCTCTACGGCCTGAGCGGAACAACTCTCTACTCGGGAGTTTCTGATGTAGTTAACGAAGCTGAAATAACGCCGGCCCTTCTACTCTCTGTTATCCTTGTTGCTGTGGCCTTCCTCTTTAAGACGGGAGCTGTTCCCTTTCACGGCTGGGTTCCCGACGTTTACCAAGGTTCTGCGGCGCCGGTTACTGCATTTATGAGCGCTGCTGTGAAGCTCGCTGCCTTCGTAGCCTTCTTAAGGCTGTTCCTTCCTCTCTTTTCCAGTATAGCTACCGAGTGGACACTGGCAGTTTTAGCTGTTGCGGTCGTTACTATGTTTGCCGGGGCTCTTATGGCCTTGAATCAGGATAACGTCAAGAGAATGTTGGCTTACTCTGCGATTTCCCATACCGGCGTAGTCCTCGCAGCCTTCGTTACCGTTCCGGCTTTAGCCTCTTTTACAGTTCTTTTCTACCTTTTCGTTTACGTCTTTATGACTGTTGCTGCCTTTGGAATAGTCTCGCTACTTACATCTCGCGGGTTTAAAGGTGAGGACGTTCAGGACTGGAAGGGTCTTTTAAAGAAAAGTCCTTTCCTCTCTTTCTGCGTTGTCGTTATTTTCATGTCACTTGCAGGTATTCCTCCCTTTGCCGGCTTTTGGGCAAAGTTTTACGTCCTCCTCGCTCTCGTAAGGGAAGGGTTTGTTCTAACAGCTTTAGCAGTCCTTCTATCAAGCCTGCTTTCCCTTTACATTTACCTTAAGCCGCTTGTCTACGTTTTCATGAAAGAAGGTTCTGAACTGGAAGTTTCCTTTAGCTCTACGGATTACGTAGTTGTCGGTTTTACGAGCTTGTCTATTTTAGTTCTTGGTATTTTCCCAAAGCTCGTGGCAGAGCTCTCCCTCCTTAGCGTTGCCTCTTTCTTGAGGGGGCTAAGTTGAAAAAGGAACTTTTCAGGCAGATTCCAAAAGTTGACGTTTTCCTAAGCGATAAAGAACTTCTTGAAGTACTTGGAGATTCACCCCGTCCTCTCCTTGTTAAGGCGGTAAGAGATGTCCTTGAGGATTTAAGGGCTGGAATAGCTGCCGGTAAGGTTCAGGAGGTTGACGTAGACAGGATAAGGGAAGAGATAAAGTCAGAGCTTAAAAAGCTCTTAAGACCTAAGCTCCATAGGGTAATAAACGCCACTGGCGTTGTTCTTCACACAAACCTTGGTAGAGCTCCAATATCAGAAAGAGTTGCAGAGCACCTTAAAGAGATAATAACCGGCTACTCAAACCTTGAGTACGACCTTGAGAAGGGGAAAAGAGGCCTCAGGTATAGAAACCTTGAGTGGATACTCAAAGAACTTACAGGTGCAGAGGACGTCTGTGTCGTTAACAACAACGCCGGTGCTGTTTTGCTCGTTCTTTCTGCCCTTGCAAAGGGTAAAGAGGTTATCGTTTCAAGGGGTGAGCTGATAGAGATAGGAGGCTCTTTCAGGATTCCTGACGTTATGGCGCAAAGCGGTGCAATCCTTAAAGAGGTAGGAACGACGAACAAAACTCACCTGAGGGATTACGAGAGCGCCATAAACGAGAACACGGGACTTCTCCTTAAAGTTCACACGAGCAACTACAAAATTCTTGGCTTTACAGAGTCCGTTTCAACTGAGGAGCTTGTTGAGCTCGGTAGGCGCTACGGTATTCCTGTTTACGAGGACCTTGGAAGCGGTAGCTTTATAGATGTGAGGAAACTGGGACTTTCCTACGAGCCTACAGTTCAGGATGTCTTAAAGAGCGGAGTTGATGTCGTTTCCTTTAGCGGGGATAAACTCTTAGGCGGAGCTCAGGCGGGGATAATTCTCGGCAAGAAGGAGTTTATTGAAAAAATAAAGAAGCATCCCCTTAACAGAGCTCTCAGGATTGACAAAATGACTTTGGCCGTCCTTGAGGCCACTTTAGTTTACTACTTGGATGAAGAGAAGGCCCTTAAAGAGATACCGACTTGGAGGTTACTCTCACAGTCTCCAGCCGTCATAAGGGAAAGGGCAGAGAAACTTGTGGAGCTTCTTAAACCTCGTTTGCTGGATAAAGCCCTGCTGGAAGTAGTTGAGGATGAATCTGAGGTGGGAGGAGGAGCTCTGCCCTTGCAAAGGCTACCTACTTACTGCGTCGCCGTAAAACCTCTCTCTCTTTCGGTCGGCGAACTTGACTGTAGACTAAGGAGCTGCGAGGTTCCAGTAATTGGTAGAATTAAAGATGAGAGGTATCTCCTTGACATGAGGACAGTATTTGATGAAGAGTTGGAGATACTCGCAAATAACCTTTTCAGGGTTCTTAAGGGAAGTTCTTAAAAAGGGAGGAAATATCCTTCTGCTTTTCTTCCTCTTCCCTCCTTTTGTTAACGCTCAAACGGAGCAGACCTTTCCTTTTTCTTACTACCTTGTAGAGAAGGAGCTCCAGATAATTTCAGCCACAAAGGAGGTAATCCTTTACTCTTCTGTACCTCGTTATATGAGGGTAATAACGAGGGAGCAGATAGACAGGTGGGGAGCTAAGAATCTCTTTGACCTCTTTAGACACCTACCTGAGTTCTACGTTAGAAAGAGCGACTTCTACCTAAACG includes these proteins:
- a CDS encoding NADH-quinone oxidoreductase subunit M, with amino-acid sequence MLSAILLIPLLGALLVAFCRNEERVKWIALFFTGVELLLTLYVMFNFDPSRSGFQFVDYGSWVPDISVMYKVGVDGLSLVMLFMTTLITFIAVPSAWNYIKERKKLFYALLLLLETAMVGVFISLDLLLFYIFWEAMLIPMALIIGIWGGERRIYSALKFFIYTFAGSIFLLVGMVVLVILYGSTTGNYTFDITELTKLKLPLEVQKWLFWAFFIAFAVKVPVWPFHTWLPDAHVEAPTPGSVILAGVLLKMGTYGFLRFSLPLFPDAFKLYAPVVFVLGVIAIIYTALVALVQEDVKKIVAYSSVSHMGFVMIGMFSLNVQGIEGAIFQMLNHGLVSAALFFVVGVIYERLHTRNITQMGGLSEFAPKLATLAMVFTMASVGLPGTSSFIGEFLTILGGFKAAKWAGILMALGVIFGAAYMLYMYRNVFFLKPKVSKFSDLDLRELATLAFIAVLVVWWGFFPEVIMGFFHSYVSEILKVAGV
- a CDS encoding NADH-quinone oxidoreductase subunit N, coding for MELNPNLLLPEGFLLVSALIMLLVDLVVPDRRKNGLFAAVSFVVIAVTMFLVASTVTLEPQRAFNGFVKKDAMVVISQVFILLCGLFSVLMSYSYIEKFPLKHKGEYYYTLLFAVLGGMLLVEANEFSTLFVSLEVMSISVYILIALFKGEERSLEAGLKYFIMGSVGAAVLVYGLAVLYGLSGTTLYSGVSDVVNEAEITPALLLSVILVAVAFLFKTGAVPFHGWVPDVYQGSAAPVTAFMSAAVKLAAFVAFLRLFLPLFSSIATEWTLAVLAVAVVTMFAGALMALNQDNVKRMLAYSAISHTGVVLAAFVTVPALASFTVLFYLFVYVFMTVAAFGIVSLLTSRGFKGEDVQDWKGLLKKSPFLSFCVVVIFMSLAGIPPFAGFWAKFYVLLALVREGFVLTALAVLLSSLLSLYIYLKPLVYVFMKEGSELEVSFSSTDYVVVGFTSLSILVLGIFPKLVAELSLLSVASFLRGLS
- the selA gene encoding L-seryl-tRNA(Sec) selenium transferase, with the protein product MKKELFRQIPKVDVFLSDKELLEVLGDSPRPLLVKAVRDVLEDLRAGIAAGKVQEVDVDRIREEIKSELKKLLRPKLHRVINATGVVLHTNLGRAPISERVAEHLKEIITGYSNLEYDLEKGKRGLRYRNLEWILKELTGAEDVCVVNNNAGAVLLVLSALAKGKEVIVSRGELIEIGGSFRIPDVMAQSGAILKEVGTTNKTHLRDYESAINENTGLLLKVHTSNYKILGFTESVSTEELVELGRRYGIPVYEDLGSGSFIDVRKLGLSYEPTVQDVLKSGVDVVSFSGDKLLGGAQAGIILGKKEFIEKIKKHPLNRALRIDKMTLAVLEATLVYYLDEEKALKEIPTWRLLSQSPAVIRERAEKLVELLKPRLLDKALLEVVEDESEVGGGALPLQRLPTYCVAVKPLSLSVGELDCRLRSCEVPVIGRIKDERYLLDMRTVFDEELEILANNLFRVLKGSS